The following are encoded together in the Sphingomonas insulae genome:
- a CDS encoding ankyrin repeat domain-containing protein has translation MIRPHLFLALALTTALATVAVPATAQQQSESYKFLSAIEKEDGKAVTTMIETPGSTIINTKAVTTGKGALHILVGHSGSMYVQYLLQHKADPNIRDAKGNTPLMLAALAGREDLVDLLLTYKANPNLANTSGQTALILAVNARNEAIARTLIAKGADPDQTDNMAGLSARDYALRDSRNPAMVALFKDAPKKVRAQVAGPKF, from the coding sequence ACCGTGGCGGTGCCGGCGACGGCGCAGCAGCAGTCGGAAAGCTATAAATTCCTGTCGGCGATCGAAAAGGAGGACGGCAAGGCCGTCACCACGATGATCGAGACGCCGGGCAGCACGATCATCAACACCAAGGCGGTGACGACCGGCAAGGGGGCGCTGCACATCCTGGTCGGTCATTCCGGCAGCATGTACGTGCAATATCTGCTGCAGCACAAAGCCGATCCGAATATCCGCGATGCCAAGGGCAACACGCCGCTGATGCTGGCGGCGCTGGCAGGGCGCGAGGACCTCGTCGATCTGTTGCTGACCTACAAGGCCAATCCGAACCTTGCCAACACGTCCGGTCAGACGGCGCTGATCCTGGCGGTCAACGCCCGCAACGAGGCGATCGCCCGCACGCTGATCGCCAAGGGCGCCGATCCCGACCAGACCGACAACATGGCCGGGCTGTCGGCGCGCGACTATGCGCTGCGCGATTCGCGCAACCCGGCGATGGTCGCGCTGTTCAAGGATGCGCCCAAGAAGGTCCGCGCGCAGGTGGCAGGCCCGAAGTTCTGA